TACAGCCGCGGAATTTACAGCTATCTGCATAACGATTGAACTCGCGGAAGCAGGATGCCAGATCATCGACCCCAAGCTGGGTGAAGTTCAACTGGCTGAAGCCCGGTGTATCGGCGACATAGCCGCCGCCTTCCAGCTCGATCAGCTCTACGTGACGAGTCGTATGTCGTCCCCGACCCAAGCGCATGCTAATCTCACTCGTATTCAGATCGCTGCCCGGAATGACGGCGTTGAGCAAGGATGACTTGCCTACACCGGACTGACCAGCGAACATGCTGAGACGTCCACTGAGCTCTGACGAGATCTGCTGCGCTCCAAGCTGACTTTCGGCACTGGTCAAAATGACGTGATAGCCGATCTGTTCATATAGCAGACGCGCCTGTTCCACTTCATCTCGAGTCTGCTGATCCTCATCGTCCAGCAGATCCATTTTGCTAAAACAAATGAGTGGTTCCAGTCCAGCATGCTCAATATGTACCAGAAATTTATCCAGCAAAATCAGACTCAAATCCGGTTCTTTGACGGAAAAGAGCAGCACCGCCTGATCAATATTAGCCACAGGTGGACGAATCAATTCGGTCCGTCGCGGCAATATTTCATCTACGGTGCCTTCTCCATTTTCAGTCAATGAATAGATTACCTGATCGCCGACCAGTGGCGAGATGCCTTTTTTCTTGAAAATGCCTCGTGCTCGGCACTGAATCGTGCCGGATAAGGTACCAGCATCGCCAGCCTCTTCAACCGGTTTAACATAATAATATCCACTTAGCGCTTTGACGATTAAGCCTTCAGGCATGTAATCCGTCCTTTCACTGACTCTCATTGACTTTGATTGAGTGGCAATACATATGATAAGGGCAACCTATACAGATTGCCCTCATCCATCTTCACATTAATCGGTATCGGTCGTATTCGGATCGGTTGGCGGTGTGGTTCCATCGGTCGTACCATCTTGACCGGGAGGAGTACCGTCGTTATTTCCGGGTCCTTTACCATTGCCATTGCCGTTTCCGTTATTACCATTATCATTGCCATTCCCCGGATCGGTTCCATCCGTGTTGCCTGGCGAAGTTGTTCCCGGCGTGTTGCCCGACTGATTGGTATTGTCCGGCGGCGTCACTTCACCAGAATTGCTTGGCTCCACAACACCTTCCTGTACCGTATTCTGTTTGGCATCGTTATAGCTAATGGCAAAGGTATCGAGGAATTGCCCATCACGATACACTTTGACTACACCATTTTGACTTGGGTCCAGAATCATATTAACCTGTAACGACTGTCTTGAATTAATCGTTTTGGTTCCCCAGTTGCGATCCGCGCCACGAGCATCGGTATAAATGATATTGATTTTGCTCGCCTGACCTGCGGTTTTAGGCGGTACGGATACACTATACGTGTAATCCAGCGCTTCTGGCGGATAACCGGTACTTACCCAGAAGTCGACTTTACTGCCTTTTGTTGCAGAACCGCCTGCTTGTGGATTTTGGCGAGTAACTTTGCCGGATTCCACACTATAGCTGGATTCCTGCTGTACATTACCAACACCAAAGCCCGAATCGGACAGCTTGGATTGTGCGCTAGACTGACTCGAATTGGTCAGATCCGGTACTGTTGCTGTAGAGGCTCCTTTGCTGACAATCAATGTGACTGCCTGCATCTCCGGTTTTACCTCTTCATTCGCACCCGGATTCTGATCTAGCACGACTCCGCTGTCTACACTATCGCTTGTCTGATCTTCACGAGTGATCTGATCATCTTTGAAGCCTAGTGCCAGCAATTGCTTACGTGCATCCTCAAAAGTAATACCGCTTTTAAGATCCGGCATCTTGATCGGGTCTTTATCAACGGTCACACTGAGCTGTACGGTCGCTCCCTGCTTGACTACACTGTTCGGCTCAGGGTCCTGTGCAAACACAATCCCCGGCTCCTTGCCTTCCTGATATTCATATACAATATCATCTGAAACGACAAGCCCCTGCTCACTCAAAATCTGCTTTGCATTGGCTTCCGTTTCATTAAGTACGCTTTTCACCGTTACTTCCGGTACGTTCATGGTAGCATTCACATACATAACGATTGCGCCCATAATGACCAGCACCAATACGACGATAGAGACCCATACAGCGGGCTTTTTCCAGAAGCTTGGTTTGGCAACAGCACTGCTTTTTCTGCCGCGGTCGCGTTCCATATTGCGAACCTCCTCCTTTTCCGGTGGCGGAATGGGGATGGAGTTCGGCCGAATTGCCGATACCACCTTGGTTTGCTCATCATCATCATTGCTTGCAAAATAGACTCGCGATTCCTTGCTGCGCTCTGGCAGCAGACATGTATCGAGATCTGTCAGCATATCATGAGCGGAATGGTAACGCTCTGCTGGATTTTTGCGCATCGCCTTCAGAATGATATTTTCTACACTTTGCGGAATCAGCGGATTAATCAAGCGCGGATCTTCAAACTCATCCTGCAAATGCTTGAGCGCTACGCTGATCGGGCTTTCGCCTTGAAATGGCAAGCGTCCAGTTAACATCTGATACATAACGATACCAAGTGAATACAGATCGGACTTCTCACCTGTTGTTACAC
The DNA window shown above is from Paenibacillus sp. JQZ6Y-1 and carries:
- the rsgA gene encoding ribosome small subunit-dependent GTPase A, encoding MPEGLIVKALSGYYYVKPVEEAGDAGTLSGTIQCRARGIFKKKGISPLVGDQVIYSLTENGEGTVDEILPRRTELIRPPVANIDQAVLLFSVKEPDLSLILLDKFLVHIEHAGLEPLICFSKMDLLDDEDQQTRDEVEQARLLYEQIGYHVILTSAESQLGAQQISSELSGRLSMFAGQSGVGKSSLLNAVIPGSDLNTSEISMRLGRGRHTTRHVELIELEGGGYVADTPGFSQLNFTQLGVDDLASCFREFNRYADSCKFRGCTHLHEPGCKVLEALNEGEIAQSRYKHYQQFYQEMKDEKRRY
- the pknB gene encoding Stk1 family PASTA domain-containing Ser/Thr kinase, encoding MIGRVLGGRYEIMEEIGGGGMALVYKALDVLLNRHVAIKVLRQQFVYDEEFIRRFRREAQSAASLSHPNVVSIYDVGQEDDVHYIVMEYINGQNLNEIIKERAPLPVEEAVRFATQICDALDHAHHNQIIHRDIKPHNILIGRNGRVKVTDFGIARAVTSTTITQTGSVVGSVHYFSPEHAKGVTTGEKSDLYSLGIVMYQMLTGRLPFQGESPISVALKHLQDEFEDPRLINPLIPQSVENIILKAMRKNPAERYHSAHDMLTDLDTCLLPERSKESRVYFASNDDDEQTKVVSAIRPNSIPIPPPEKEEVRNMERDRGRKSSAVAKPSFWKKPAVWVSIVVLVLVIMGAIVMYVNATMNVPEVTVKSVLNETEANAKQILSEQGLVVSDDIVYEYQEGKEPGIVFAQDPEPNSVVKQGATVQLSVTVDKDPIKMPDLKSGITFEDARKQLLALGFKDDQITREDQTSDSVDSGVVLDQNPGANEEVKPEMQAVTLIVSKGASTATVPDLTNSSQSSAQSKLSDSGFGVGNVQQESSYSVESGKVTRQNPQAGGSATKGSKVDFWVSTGYPPEALDYTYSVSVPPKTAGQASKINIIYTDARGADRNWGTKTINSRQSLQVNMILDPSQNGVVKVYRDGQFLDTFAISYNDAKQNTVQEGVVEPSNSGEVTPPDNTNQSGNTPGTTSPGNTDGTDPGNGNDNGNNGNGNGNGKGPGNNDGTPPGQDGTTDGTTPPTDPNTTDTD